In the Haloarcula salinisoli genome, CCGCCGGCGGGCACCGCGAACACGAGCAACGCGAGGGCCACGCCGACCACGGCCGAAAGCTCCGTCGGGAGCAACCCGTTCGAGATAATCACGGCGATACTCGCGAGGACGATGAGCGCGAGGACGACGCCCCCCGCGACGCCCAGGTGGACGACCCGCTGCCGTGGCTGGCCCTGCCAGACGACGGGCTCGTCGTTCGCGGCCGGCGCCCAGTCGGGCAAGCTCATCGTCGGTCGGTGTTCCAGTCGCTGGTCCCGCTGTCGTCGCGGTCGTGGGCGCCAGCGCCGCTGTCGGGTCGCTCCCTGCTCGACCCGCCCTCCGCTGCGATGCGAATCGCGCGGAGCTCGGCCAGTATCTCTTCGAGGACGTCCGGCTTCGTCTCACCGTCCCCTCGGTCACGGCCGCCCTGAACCTCTTTGACCCGTCGGCTCAGTTGCTTCTGAACCTCCTGGGGGTCGTTGACACCCCGGAGCCGCATCTCGACGCCAGCGCCGCCGGCCGTGCTGATCTCGACGTTCCCGTAGCCGAGCGAGCGCCCGACGACGCCCGCGGAGAAGGAGGTGTTCTGGACTTTCTCGTACTCGACCTCCGAGACCGACCGGCTGAGAACGCCCGTCTTCTTGTAGACGCTCTTGTCGGTTATCACGTAGTCGGTGTTCTCCCGATTGAGGTACGCACCGACGATTATCACCAAGCCGAGCCCGAAGAAGATGATGAGCGGGATACCGGTCAGATACGCGCCGTACATCGTCTCCGAGGCCGGCTTGCCCGACCAGAGAACCTCCTCGTCCGGGTCGAGCGTTAGCCAGTCGTAGCTTCCTGCGTTGCCACTCATATGCTCTCCTGTTCCGGTGGTCTTTTGAGTGTTTTCCCGGAATGTGGGCAGTTCACACGGCACGTTCGAGCGGAACGCTATCTCGTCGGTCGCTCCTCGGTGGGGAGCTCGAGCGCCAGCAGTCGCGGCAGCGCGAGCAGGGCCAGCGCGATCTCGCCGCCGCCCGCGACGAGGAACGCGGCGAGGTAGCCGAACTCACCCGCGACGAAGCCGCCGACCAGGATGCCGGTCAGGAAGCCCAGACTCCCGGCGGCGTTGAAGCCGGCCATCGCCGTCGCCCGACCGCGTTCGCCCACGAGGTCGGTGACCAGCGCCATCGTCGCCGGGGCCATCAGCGCCCCGATGACGCCGACGACGACCATGCCGACGCCGGCCAGTTCGACGGTCGGCGCCAGCCCCACGCCGACGACTGCCAGGCCGTACAGGGCCGACCCGGCGGCGATGGGTGCCGTCCGACCGACGCTGTCGGAAAGGACGCCGAAGGGGTACTGCAGCAGTGCGAAGGGCGCGAAAAACAGCGCGAGGACGAGCCCCGTCTCGCCCGGCGAGAGCCCGAAGGCCTCCCGGAAATACAGCGTGCCCACGAGCGCGAAGAAGCCGGCGGTCAGCCGGTCGATGAAGCCAAAGGCGTACGGAATCGCAAGTTCCGGCGTCTCGCCCAGCCGGCGCGCGGCCCGGCGCAGGCGGCCACCGTCGCCCGCCGGGGCGCGGTCGGTCACCAGCGCCGACAGCAGCGCGACCAGCAGGAAGAGCCCGCTCGCGACGTACAGCGGCAGCGTCGGCGAGACGCCGTAGAGCTGGCCGCCCAGCGGCGCCCCCAGCGCGGTCCCCGAGCCGATGGCGATGCCCGCCGCGCCCATGTTCTTCCCGTGGCCCCCGGAGAGGTCCATCAGCATCGTCATCGACAGCGAGAAGGCGGCGATGGTCGCCGCGCCCTGGAGCGCGCGCAACAGGAGGATTGTGGCGAAGGAGATGGACGTAACAGTCGGGAGCCACGCCAGCGCCGCGTAGAGCGCGCTGCCGGCCACGGCACCGCCGACGATGTACGGAACTCGCCGACCGGTCCGGTCGCTGA is a window encoding:
- a CDS encoding PH domain-containing protein — protein: MSGNAGSYDWLTLDPDEEVLWSGKPASETMYGAYLTGIPLIIFFGLGLVIIVGAYLNRENTDYVITDKSVYKKTGVLSRSVSEVEYEKVQNTSFSAGVVGRSLGYGNVEISTAGGAGVEMRLRGVNDPQEVQKQLSRRVKEVQGGRDRGDGETKPDVLEEILAELRAIRIAAEGGSSRERPDSGAGAHDRDDSGTSDWNTDRR
- a CDS encoding MFS transporter, which translates into the protein MSERRERVVLASVVFVVLLAQVLLYPGIDTLVVALGAGFVLDASMWFLAAEFAAFVAFAGVWGAVSDRTGRRVPYIVGGAVAGSALYAALAWLPTVTSISFATILLLRALQGAATIAAFSLSMTMLMDLSGGHGKNMGAAGIAIGSGTALGAPLGGQLYGVSPTLPLYVASGLFLLVALLSALVTDRAPAGDGGRLRRAARRLGETPELAIPYAFGFIDRLTAGFFALVGTLYFREAFGLSPGETGLVLALFFAPFALLQYPFGVLSDSVGRTAPIAAGSALYGLAVVGVGLAPTVELAGVGMVVVGVIGALMAPATMALVTDLVGERGRATAMAGFNAAGSLGFLTGILVGGFVAGEFGYLAAFLVAGGGEIALALLALPRLLALELPTEERPTR